The DNA sequence ACGGGGCCAAGCCGTACGAGGAGCTCATCCAGCTGATCCGGACCGGCCCGCCGAAGATGTCCCTCTACTCGCTGAAGCAGATCGACGAGCTGGCGAACGCGGTGGAGTTCTACGTCCACTCCGAGGACGTCCGCCGCGCCCAGCCGGACTGGTCCCCGCGCGTCCTGGACCCCGTCTTCTCCGACTCCCTCTGGTCCCGCCTGGAGAAGCTGTCCCGCCTGACGGGCCGCCGCTCGCCGGTGGGCCTGGTCCTGCGCCGCCCGAACGGCCAGACGGCGGTGGCCCACAAGGGCGCGCCGGTGGTGACGGTCACGGGCGAACCGGGCGAACTGACCCTGTTCCTGTTCGGCCGCCAGGACGCTGCCGCGGTGGAACTGGACGGCCCGAAGGAAGCCATCGCCAAACTCACGGTGGCCCGCCTGGGCATGTAGCCCCACCCCACCCTTCTTTACGCGCCGCTCGCGCGGCTCGGCCCTGGCGGGCCTCCCCGGCTTCGCGCCGCTGCGCCGGACTCCGTCCGGCGATGGCCGGGCGCGGTGCTCGCCACCGCCGTCCCGGCGCGGGGCCAGTGGGCGGGTGCGGGTGGGTCGGCCCTGCGGGGCAGAGTCCCCTACCCGCCCTTCCGCCGTTCCCCGGGCTCCGCCCGGACCCGGTCCTCAAACGCCGGACGGGCTGAATGTGCCGCTGCGCGGCACAATCCAGCCTCGCCGGCGTTTGAGGCGCGGGGTCTGGGGCGGAGCCCCAGGGGGTCCGGGGCGCAGCCCCGGGGAACGGGCGAAGGGCGGGTAGGGGACCTCGCCCCGCAGGGCCCGACCACCCGGACCCGCCCACCCGCCCCAGGCCGAGACAGCGGCGGCGAGCACCCCGACCAACCACGGCCGGACGGCATCCGGCGCAGCGGTGCGAGGGCGCGTAACAAGGGGCGGCCCGCTCAGGCGAAGGCCAGCTCCGCGCGGCGGACCTCGGGGGCCGAGGTGCCGACTATCGCGCCCGCCATGCT is a window from the Streptomyces sp. NBC_01244 genome containing:
- a CDS encoding TIGR03085 family metal-binding protein; translation: MSTHAKRERLLLADLLESAGPEAPTLCDGWRTRELAAHVVVRERRPDAAGGLLLNVLKARLDKAMEEYGAKPYEELIQLIRTGPPKMSLYSLKQIDELANAVEFYVHSEDVRRAQPDWSPRVLDPVFSDSLWSRLEKLSRLTGRRSPVGLVLRRPNGQTAVAHKGAPVVTVTGEPGELTLFLFGRQDAAAVELDGPKEAIAKLTVARLGM